One window of Cygnus atratus isolate AKBS03 ecotype Queensland, Australia chromosome 17, CAtr_DNAZoo_HiC_assembly, whole genome shotgun sequence genomic DNA carries:
- the OSBP2 gene encoding oxysterol-binding protein 2 isoform X4: MPPEPEERQSGDTEQQSAVGEEWEACRDFLDLAETHSRKWQRALQYEREQRIRLEETIEQLAKQHNSLERACRGAPGSAGSTGTTKGSVQSSKGEASDEDEETEYFDAMEDAPAFITVTADPKHHRRSGSNLSGASEGHPEDWNLEDSVFESSNQSSYNESCKDLLPKKRRRTRIPDKPNYSLNLWSIMKNCIGKELSKIPMPVNFNEPLSMLQRLTEDLEYHELLDKAVKCESSTEQMCFVAAFSVSSYSTTVHRTAKPFNPLLGETYELDRLEEFGFRSLCEQVSHHPPAAAHHVFSKRGWTLWQEITIASKFRGKYLSIMPLGAIHLEFHSSGNHYVWRKVTSTVHNIIVGKLWIDQSGEIEIVNHKSKDKCQLKFTPYSYFSRDVPRKVTGVVSDADGKAHYVMSGTWDEKMECSKIVHSSHGSTSSEGKQKTVYQTLSPKVLWKKYPLPENAENMYFFSDLALTLNEPEERVAPTDSRLRPDQRLMESGRWDEANVEKQRLEEKQRAVRRRREAEAVEALEEGKDYEGYIPLWFERKVDPVTGELICVYKGGYWEAKDKQDWSVCPDIF; this comes from the exons GCTTGCCGCGATTTCCTGGACTTAGCGGAGACTCACAGCCGCAAATGGCAGCGGGCGCTGCAATATGAGCGGGAGCAGAGGATCCGGCTGGAGGAGACCATCGAGCAGCTAGCCAAGCAGCACAACAGCTTGGAGCGAGCCTGCCGCGGGGCCCCGGGCAGCGCGGGCAGCACCGGCACCACCAAGG GGAGTGTGCAGTCCTCAAAAGGAGAGGCCAGTGACGAAGATGAAGAGACGGAGTATTTTGATGCCATGGAGGATGCACCAGCTTTTATCACTGTAACCGCAGACCCCAAGCACCACAG GCGTTCGGGCAGTAACCTGAGCGGGGCCAGCGAGGGGCACCCCGAGGACTGGAACCTGGAGGACAGC GTCTTTGAAAGCTCAAATCAAAGCAGCTACAATGAGTCTTGCAAAGACCTTCTGCCGAAGAAAAGGAGGCGGACCCGCATCCCCGACAAACCCAACTACAGCCTTAACCTCTGGAGCATCATGAAGAACTGCATCGGCAAAGAGCTGTCCAAGATCCCCATGCCC gTAAACTTCAACGAGCCGCTCTCCATGCTGCAGCGACTGACGGAGGACCTGGAGTACCACGAGCTGCTGGACAAAGCTGTCAAGTGCGAGAGCTCCACGGAGCAGATGTGTTTCGTGGCTGCGTTTTCAGTGTCTTCCTACTCGACGACAGTCCACCGCACAGCAAAGCCATTCAACCCGCTGCTGGGGGAAACCTACGAGCTTGACCGGCTAGAGGAGTTTGGCTTCCGTTCCCTGTGCGAGCAG gTGAGCCACCACCCGCCGGCGGCTGCCCACCACGTCTTCTCCAAGCGAGGGTGGACGTTATGGCAGGAAATCACGATCGCCAGCAAGTTCAGGGGCAAATACCTCTCCATCATGCCTCTGG GTGCCATCCACCTCGAGTTCCACTCCAGCGGGAACCACTACGTCTGGAGGAAGGTCACCTCCACCGTTCACAACATCATCGTGGGCAAGCTCTGGATTGACCAG TCTGGTGAAATAGAGATTGTTAACCATAAGTCAAAAGATAAATGCCAGCTGAAATTTACCCCCTACAGCTACTTCTCCAGAGACGTCCCCCGAAAG GTGACGGGGGTGGTGAGCGATGCTGATGGTAAAGCCCACTACGTCATGTCTGGCACATGGGACGAGAAGATGGAGTGCTCCAAGATAGTGCACAGCAGCCACGGCAGCACCAGCTCAGAGGGCAAACAGAAAACCGTCTACCAAACGCTGTCTCCAAAGGTCCTGTGGAAGAAGTACCCCCTCCC GGAGAACGCCGAGAACATGTACTTCTTCTCCGACCTGGCCCTCACCCTGAATGAGCCCGAGGAGCGGGTGGCCCCCACGGACAGCCGGCTGCGCCCCGACCAGCGGCTGATGGAGAGCGGCCGCTGGGACGAGGCCAACGTGGAGAAGCAGCggctggaggagaagcagcGGGCCGTGCGCCGCAGGAGGGAGGCCGAGGCCGTGGAAGCCCTGGAGGAAG GGAAGGACTACGAAGGCTACATCCCGCTGTGGTTCGAGCGGAAGGTGGATCCGGTGACGGGGGAGCTGATCTGCGTGTACAAAGGTGGCTACTGGGAGGCCAAGGACAAGCAAGACTGGAGCGTGTGCCCCGATATCTTCTGa